One window from the genome of Kluyveromyces marxianus DMKU3-1042 DNA, complete genome, chromosome 3 encodes:
- the BLM10 gene encoding proteasome activator BLM10 → MSEKQANSNIKSPLPSKALKNPLLQSVRMASDKRSASNAELSVKKTKLSNGLNGIGSNEDGLSNRARSTTPTLMYKVLEGSYMKERLAHYGLDFDEDVEKHRANIHDPTSRFFGRRVKPAVELEDLLPYDIESHLDQAKYLYHILTNLYVAIKSMDVQGLISITSKDLLALKNEVYDLALNSDMFRLIQDVADDPHDVANFDEDDENDSMELLEENEFLDAADPDFGVSGKITARSAAVINVNHWTNELKNCMHFEFPLTLRKALAVVYYNLCLVRGQKVYRQLHLEMFEKLVSTGDEGTDFTQELIKIGMVLDYKPMKDLLNEFLPTTEPDYKMYDIENKSDLSLFRLLVMLSSMARPFFDPNDPNILTDTMDYFLASISPQTMSVALPSLSCLVPFHYHKDRKVLDYFPVLFSLWSNTSADNSFDTHLYAFVGHVAMDAYYQYIQQANPRILALSNVDFGDYGILTEFQMDFILNRIKNHIKEDYQLCSVTRVVRPLVYSINGKNPHAFFDKLTKLLTSVETYVHPSNTGYWTDIIAKFIHGFIRMYHERYMHEKKADAPYRNELKFTDECHEILVNSFIDLLLVGSQSKQSEVANYYISSFGYLLDMKPKNAHKICDKIIVDLYDALSDQYVNSEHRLLTSLKQFTRIVRFLIEDKLYRVHITNLLSILIEKIDLNNISLTSNLMNSIVSISCFIPIEVFVKDDEYLTFESNTIPFIEQHLYFIKEGGSSTDFQYDESVLEQAFKASTTVFENCMKVYVDKLYQLVDVDLDPGLISKINQTSMIMLQSMDNKMFYYVFGLLEKSFWDNDSFKVKNPLIELVSIPLSASIKRDHSLSVKIFRDLNFNIREQIKNGAGSVRSTTEIQPRDVKLATLLSTLNDVLRYAQESLLTFADDLVDLLEYIYTNVTNPPLDVITAMLLHHTLESLTTTEVVDYRLFQEDCEIEDSEKWGGLQFDKRKYDPKLQQFKWHQPSSQEIDFAMKLIERFYTFAAKSMESLMSDPQNNFNYVDNMKKNILIITNVISGSSILYDADFNQSNKSISLMDPYKKKLLLLQKIRDETCDNNELLVDIEKVRGETGDTDIEMTEAQGSDADENFDISDESTGTENNKLVDYDTEPSEAPSGIATPVPGNDRDSNSSMMNSYMAFRDIDVFSYNYFFGKTPSERALDPRYSKIHHLREEIGLFLHKVFKFMNENFENSTSVFQTLLHGLKVWFTDVGQETIFIDDPKGAISIEFLENIQDIAHWEEPFLPFTRTYLAADCQELHTSRLTLHSTNRKPSKLESKLLNDVISLSLSVYPNIHRPAQQCMIHVMKQLIGSYSIIVKKVFNAFEAALESTDDEAPKRLEVLIQVLSMKKIQRKMMSDYNNLERMIILLLRASKINSDTVVSLSDQVLDSVSDLIKIPSKVCLFDESAIDCLKPNDDTIGKQVSVVKTAKDRKRQEYLQKLETLNANLIAFQKKDPQLRWISVCQIVRIGQVIQQNLEIKPNPDVLVQSFELTKTKHPLVIAHCIVTMLNVCNKMISLGNYNYDVAATYRSDYVREYVKYLDSSQPNFEQEFFKEMDNVEHPNYFVDSKAYVGWLSWGRPVGVVKTQNQINFNLREEDMQIMKEFGKLITKEWLMELCQIFIRSNEAQSSFSTNRLGLFGILVHLISNECCSMKYEDILDICEEIYDKDDKSSLIACSEIVSGLLLSCKYTTDADLVKFESFLKRFLGKWLDNNYNATTTDIWSVVAWWVPGFIDLRRSPEIYRRFLTVEGLFDVTSESSLELSGKLTVITQALSDVTFKMGSVQRIIDNLVFDHPSDVVRREVGKLFSVIFYVKASAHKPNVKSLLESAQNQPLEVREVPEWLKEKAIKIFEEIETERELVKNLSAQDILKTRYIYLATTMFYWTSHLIHTGAKACLAPFAYKYLAPFLMKLDRMRDVCKMVNIKAYNVYLELAYIPIPKHLLPEMISILDLTDLTSSHELRVNLTYAEKIFSTQSLVMKEPEREKILDFVVDKLYYESSVEVRQKAAFVLAGIVHNISYDTATLHMLLDHFNKKLGSYTSKQKAALSKSNTEIHGAVLGLGAIIEAFPYVSPLPDWVPANIAILASWARTSGMCGAAAKNIISRYKKVRADTWHLDRFQFTSEQLEDMEGVLWRSYYA, encoded by the coding sequence atgaGCGAGAAGCAGGCCAATTCCAACATCAAGAGCCCTTTGCCATCTaaggctttgaagaatCCTCTTTTACAGAGCGTTAGGATGGCAAGTGACAAGAGATCTGCAAGCAATGCAGAATTGAGCGtgaagaagacgaaatTATCGAATGGTTTGAATGGCATTGGATCGAATGAGGATGGTTTGTCCAACAGAGCTAGGTCTACGACACCTACACTCATGTataaagttttggaagGGAGCTATATGAAGGAACGTCTAGCACATTATGGCCTTGATTTTGACGAAGATGTGGAAAAGCATAGGGCGAATATCCATGATCCAACATCGCGATTTTTCGGTAGGCGGGTGAAGCCAGCGGTAGAACTAGAAGATCTTCTACCTTATGATATCGAGTCGCACTTGGACCAGGCGAAGTATCTCTATCATATACTCACCAATTTATACGTTGCAATCAAGTCAATGGATGTACAGGGTCTTATTAGTATTACCAGTAAGGATTTACTAGCATTAAAGAATGAAGTTTACGATTTGGCATTGAATTCCGATATGTTTAGATTGATACAAGATGTAGCGGATGATCCACATGATGTGGCAAACTTTGATGAGGACGATGAGAATGATTCAATGGAACTACTAGAGGAAAATGAGTTCTTAGATGCTGCCGATCCAGATTTCGGAGTTTCAGGAAAGATAACCGCGAGATCGGCAGCAGTTATTAACGTCAACCACTGGACAAATGAACTAAAGAATTGTATGCATTTTGAATTCCCACTTACGTTGCGTAAGGCACTAGCTGTTGTGTATTACAACCTTTGTCTTGTTAGAGGTCAGAAAGTTTATAGACAACTCCATTTGGAGATGTTTGAGAAATTAGTTTCTACAGGAGACGAAGGTACTGATTTTACTCAAGAGTTGATAAAGATTGGTATGGTATTAGACTATAAACCGATGAAGGACTTATTGAATGAATTTTTACCAACTACAGAACCTGACTATAAGATGTACGATATCGAGAATAAAAGCGACTTATCATTGTTCAGACTATTGGTGATGTTATCATCAATGGCTAGGCCATTTTTTGATCCCAATGATCCAAATATACTGACGGATACTATGGATTACTTCTTAGCATCTATATCGCCACAAACGATGTCAGTAGCCCTACCGTCGCTCTCATGTTTAGTACCGTTCCATTATCACAAGGATAGAAAAGTCCTAGATTATTTCCCAGTACTATTTTCTTTATGGTCTAACACGAGTGCTGATAATAGCTTTGACACTCATTTGTATGCTTTTGTCGGCCATGTTGCCATGGATGCTTATTATCAATATATCCAGCAAGCGAATCCACGTATTTTAGCGCTATCTAATGTTGACTTTGGAGATTACGGTATTCTCACAGAATTTCAAATGGACTTCATCTTGAACAGAATTAAAAACCATATAAAGGAAGATTATCAGCTCTGTTCAGTCACTAGAGTAGTAAGGCCTCTAGTTTACTCAATCAACGGGAAAAATCCACATGCTTTCTTCGATAAATTAACAAAACTTTTAACATCAGTAGAGACGTATGTCCATCCTTCCAACACGGGATACTGGACCGATATTATTGCCAAATTTATCCATGGATTTATTAGGATGTATCACGAAAGGTACATGCACGAAAAGAAGGCAGATGCTCCTTATAGGAACGAGTTAAAGTTTACTGATGAATGTCATGAAATCCTCGTAAACTCATTCATTGATCTTCTACTAGTCGGTTCACAAAGTAAACAATCAGAGGTTGCTAACTATTATATTTCAAGTTTCGGATATTTGTTAGATATGAAGCCAAAGAACGCCCATAAAATTTGCGATAAGATTATTGTCGATTTATACGATGCCCTTTCTGATCAATATGTTAACTCAGAACATAGGTTACTCACGTCGTTGAAACAATTCACAAGAATTGTAAGGTTCTTAATCGAAGATAAACTATATCGTGTTCATATTACAAACCTTCTTTCCATACTAATCGAAAAGATTGATCTCAATAACATCTCATTAACTAGTAACTTGATGAATAGTATTGTTTCGATATCATGTTTCATCCCAATAGAAGTTTTTGTAAAGGATGATGAATACTTAACATTTGAATCCAATACGATCCCATTCATAGAACAGCATTTGTACTTCATCAAGGAAGGTGGATCATCAACTGATTTCCAATACGATGAATCTGTTCTTGAACAGGCCTTTAAAGCATCCACTACTGTATTTGAAAACTGTATGAAGGTATATGTCGATAAATTATATCAATTAGTGGATGTGGACCTAGATCCAGGTTTAATTTCTAAAATCAACCAAACATCTATGATTATGCTTCAGTCTATGGACAACAAGATGTTTTACTACGTTTTCGGTTTGCTTGAAAAATCATTTTGGGATAATGATTCTTTTAAGGTCAAAAACCCATTGATCGAACTAGTTTCTATTCCTTTGAGTGCATCAATTAAAAGAGATCATTCTTTGAGTGTTAAGATATTTAGGGAtttgaatttcaatatcagaGAGCAAATAAAGAATGGAGCAGGTTCTGTCAGAAGTACAACAGAGATCCAACCTAGAGATGTCAAACTGGCAACTCTGTTATCCACGTTGAATGATGTCTTAAGATATGCACAAGAATCTCTCTTGACATTCGCAGATGATCTTGTTGACTTGCTTGAATACATTTACACCAACGTTACAAATCCACCTTTAGATGTGATAACGGCCATGCTTTTGCATCATACTTTAGAAAGTCTCACTACCACGGAAGTGGTAGATTATAGGTTATTCCAAGAGGATTgtgaaattgaagattcTGAAAAGTGGGGTGGATTACAGTTTGACAAAAGAAAGTATGACCCCAAACTACAGCAATTCAAATGGCATCAACCTTCCTCACAGGAAATTGATTTTGCTATGAAATTAATCGAACGCTTTTACACCTTTGCAGCTAAGTCTATGGAAAGTTTGATGAGTGATCCGCAGAACAACTTCAACTACGTCGACaatatgaaaaagaatatattgaTCATTACGAATGTTATTTCTGGTAGTAGTATATTATACGATGCTGATTTCAATCAAAGCAACAAATCAATATCACTCATGGATCCatacaagaaaaagttATTGCTTTTGCAAAAGATACGCGATGAAACGTGTGACAACAACGAGCTATTAGTAGACATAGAAAAAGTCAGAGGCGAAACTGGCGACACTGATATAGAAATGACAGAAGCTCAAGGTTCTGATGCTGATGAAAACTTTGATATATCAGACGAATCAACTGGAACCGAAAATAACAAACTAGTGGATTATGATACGGAACCTTCTGAAGCACCTTCTGGGATTGCAACGCCAGTTCCTGGGAATGATAGAGACtcgaattcttcaatgatGAATTCATATATGGCATTTAGAGACATTGATGTCTTTTCATACAACTACTTCTTTGGTAAAACACCTTCGGAACGTGCCTTAGATCCAAGATATTCTAAGATTCATCATTTGAGAGAGGAAATAGGTTTGTTCTTGCATAAAGTGTTCAAATTTATGAACGAGAATTTTGAGAACTCAACTTCTGTATTCCAAACATTATTACACGGTTTGAAGGTTTGGTTCACAGATGTAGGCCAGGAGACTATTTTCATTGATGATCCGAAGGGTGCTATTTCGATCgagtttttggaaaacatcCAAGATATTGCCCACTGGGAAGAACCATTTTTGCCATTTACAAGAACTTATCTAGCTGCTGACTGTCAGGAATTACATACTTCCAGACTCACGTTGCATTCAACTAACAGAAAACCATCTAAACTTGAATCAAAACTACTCAATGATGTAATTTCTCTATCGCTTTCGGTTTATCCTAATATTCATAGACCAGCGCAGCAATGTATGATCCATGTTATGAAGCAATTGATTGGATCATATTCCATAATCGTAAAGAAAGTTTTTAATGCATTTGAAGCTGCTTTGGAAAGCACAGATGATGAGGCTCCAAAGAGACTTGAAGTATTGATTCAGGTTCTTTCCATGAAGAAAATCCAACGTAAAATGATGTCAGACTATAATAATCTCGAAAGAATGATTATTCTATTATTACGTGCTTCTAAAATCAATTCAGATactgttgtttctttatctGATCAGGTATTAGACAGCGTATCGGACTTAATTAAGATTCCTTCAAAAGTGTGTCTTTTCGATGAATCTGCTATTGACTGTTTAAAGCCCAACGATGATACCATTGGAAAACAAGTATCTGTTGTTAAGACTGCAAAGGACAGAAAGAGACAAGAGTATCTACAAAAGCTAGAAACTTTAAATGCTAACCTCATTGCGttccaaaagaaggatCCTCAATTGCGTTGGATCTCCGTGTGTCAGATTGTTCGTATTGGCCAAGTCATACAACAAAATTTGGAAATAAAACCTAATCCAGATGTTTTAGTTCAAAGTTTCGAGTTAACCAAGACAAAACATCCTTTAGTGATTGCTCATTGTATTGTGACAATGTTGAATGTTTGCAATAAAATGATTTCTTTGGGAAACTACAATTATGATGTTGCTGCAACATATCGTTCGGACTACGTGAGAGAATACGTGAAATATTTGGACTCCTCACAACCAAACTTTGAGCAAgagtttttcaaagaaatggaCAATGTCGAGCACCCAAATTACTTTGTTGACTCAAAGGCGTATGTTGGCTGGCTATCTTGGGGTAGACCAGTTGGCGTTGTAAAAACACAGAACCAAATAAACTTTAATTTAAGGGAGGAGGATATGCAGATCATGAAAGAGTTTGGTAAGCTTATTACAAAGGAGTGGTTAATGGAACTATGCCAGATTTTCATTCGTTCCAATGAGGCTCAAAGCAGCTTCAGTACTAATAGGTTAGGGCTCTTTGGTATTCTTGTCCATTTGATCTCTAACGAGTGTTGCTCAATGAAGTACGAGGATATCCTTGACATATGTGAGGAGATATATGATAAGGATGACAAATCTTCACTCATTGCATGTAGTGAGATTGTGTCTGGACTATTACTGAGCTGCAAATACACCACAGATGCGGATTTAGTGAAGTTCGAatcatttttgaagaggTTCTTAGGGAAATGGTTGGACAATAACTACAATGCAACCACCACCGATATATGGAGCGTGGTTGCATGGTGGGTTCCAGGCTTCATTGACTTGAGAAGATCTCCAGAGATATATCGTAGATTCTTAACTGTGGAAGGATTGTTTGATGTTACAAGTGAATCGTCGTTGGAGCTTTCTGGTAAGTTGACTGTGATTACACAGGCTCTTTCCGATGTCACGTTCAAGATGGGATCAGTTCAGCGCATCATTGACAATCTAGTCTTTGACCATCCTTCGGATGTTGTCCGCCGTGAAGTCGGAAAATTGTTTTCGGTTATATTCTACGTGAAGGCATCGGCTCACAAACCGAATGTCAAATCGTTACTTGAATCGGCACAGAATCAACCACTAGAGGTGAGGGAGGTGCCCGAGTGGCTGAAAGAAAAGGCCATCAAAATCTTCGAGGAGATCGAAACCGAAAGAGAGCTAGTAAAGAACCTTTCAGCTCAGGACATTTTGAAAACACGATACATATACTTGGCAACGACAATGTTCTATTGGACGTCCCATCTAATCCATACCGGTGCCAAGGCATGTCTAGCCCCCTTTGCGTACAAGTATTTGGCCCCATTCTTGATGAAGCTAGACCGTATGCGCGATGTGTGCAAGATGGTGAACATCAAGGCGTACAATGTATACTTGGAACTCGCATACATTCCGATCCCCAAACACCTGCTACCGGAAATGATCTCAATCCTAGACTTGACAGACCTAACAAGCTCCCATGAGCTTCGTGTGAACTTGACGTACGCAGAAAAGATCTTCTCGACCCAGTCGTTGGTGATGAAGGAGCCGGAACGCGAAAAGATATTGGACTTCGTCGTTGACAAGCTATACTACGAATCTTCCGTCGAAGTGCGCCAGAAGGCAGCGTTCGTTCTAGCAGGGATTGTACACAACATCTCCTATGACACTGCTACGTTGCATATGCTTCTAGATCACTTCAACAAGAAGCTAGGGTCCTACACTTCTAAGCAGAAGGCAGCGCTTTCCAAATCAAATACCGAAATTCACGGTGCGGTATTAGGTTTAGGCGCCATAATAGAAGCATTCCCATACGTATCCCCGCTTCCAGACTGGGTGCCAGCCAACATAGCCATCCTCGCGTCGTGGGCACGTACTAGTGGCATGTGTGGTGCTGCCGCAAAGAACATCATCTCAAGATACAAGAAAGTGAGAGCCGATACATGGCACTTGGACAGATTCCAGTTCACGTCAGAACAACTAGAAGACATGGAAGGTGTATTATGGAGAAGCTATTACGCATGA
- the SEC4 gene encoding Rab family GTPase SEC4: MSGLRTVSANGSMNKNYDSVMKILLLGDSGVGKSCLLVRFVEDKFTPTFITTIGIDFKIKTVDINGKRVKLQLWDTAGQERFRTITTAYYRGAMGIVLIYDVTDERTFENIRQWFSTVNQHASEDVVMLLVGNKKDMDTRTVSYEQGEALAKELGIPFIEASAKDDTNVSEIFFTLAKLIQDKIDDGKMEGKADKEGSVSIRGSGASGSKANCC; encoded by the coding sequence ATGTCAGGACTAAGAACTGTGTCTGCGAATGGCAGCATGAACAAGAACTATGATTCTGTGATGAAGATTTTGCTTCTCGGGGACTCTGGTGTGGGTAAGTCGTGTCTTTTGGTGCGTTTTGTGGAAGACAAGTTTACTCCAACGTTTATTACTACGATTGGTATTGatttcaagatcaagaCTGTGGATATCAATGGGAAGCGTGTGAAGTTGCAGCTTTGGGATACTGCTGGGCAGGAGCGGTTCAGGACCATCACTACTGCGTACTACCGGGGTGCGATGGGGATTGTGTTGATTTACGATGTGACGGATGAGAGAACGTTTGAGAACATCAGACAGTGGTTTTCTACTGTTAACCAGCATGCTAGCGAGGATGTGGTGATGCTGCTAGTGGGGAACAAGAAGGACATGGATACGAGAACTGTGTCATACGAACAAGGGGAAGCATTGGCGAAGGAGTTGGGAATTCCATTCATTGAGGCCAGTGCCAAGGACGATACAAACGTGAGCGagatcttcttcactttGGCTAAGTTGATCCAGGATAAGATCGACGATGGTAAGATGGAGGGGAAGGCAGACAAGGAGGGCAGTGTGAGTATCCGTGGCTCTGGAGCATCGGGATCCAAGGCCAACTGTTGTTAA